The DNA sequence ACGTCGACCTCGCCCGCGATCCCCTCCAGCTCCACGTCGCCGGAGTGCGCCTCGATGGTGACCGCGGTGCCCTCCGGCACGCCGATCGAGTAGTCCACCTCGCAGCCGCCGAAGAACCAGCCACCGCCGCACTTCGCCCCGGCGGTGACCGTGCCGCCTTTCATGTCGAGCTTCTCCCGCGCGTCGGCCAGCGGCGTGCCCTGCAGCTCTCGTTCGACGGTGACCTCGTCGCCCGCGACACGGTGGACCGAGACGTCACCGCTGGAGCCGTTGTGGACCGCCACCGCGTCGGCGCCGGTGAAATCGTCGGTGCGGGACTCGCCGCCCAACTGGACGCTGCCGAAGGCCGCCAGAGTGCCGCCGAGCAGCACGACCAGCGCCACCACCGCCCCGATCAGCAGCCAGCCGGAGCGCCGCCCGCGCGGCTCCTTGCTGGATGCGGCGTAGAGCCCGCGTCCGGTGAATGTCATCTCTGTTCCCTCCGGGGGATGCCTACGCCCCCTCGATCGCTCGTTCTGTCGTCGCGTGCACGGACCGGCCGCCGGCGGACGGCGGCCGTCAAGGGGCGGCGCTGCGGTGTTCGCCGCCGCGCAGGTACTCCAAAACCGCCCGCACGCGGCGGTGGTCGTGGTCGTCCTGGCCGAGGTCGAGCTTGGTGAATATGGCGCGGATGTGCTTCTCGACGGCGCGTTCGGTGATGAACAACCGGGTGGCGATGCCGACGTTGTTCAGCCCCTCGGCCATCACGCCGAGTACCTCGCTCTCCCGCGGGCTGAGCCGCTGGATCGCGCTGTCGTCGCGCCGGCTGAGCAACTGGGACACCACCTCGGGATCGATGGCGGTCCCGCCGGCGGCGACGCGCCGCAAGGTGACGAGGAACTCGTCGATGTCGGCGACGCGGTCCTTGAGCAGGTAGCCCACACCGCCGGCGTCGCCGCCCAGCAGCTCGGCGGCGTAGCGGCTGACGACGTGCTGGGACAGCAGCAGGACCGCGACGCCGGGTTTGCGGCGGCGGATCTCGACGGCCGCTTGCAGGCCCTCCTCGGCGTAGCCGGGCGGCATCCGGATATCGACCAGGCAGAGGTCGACGTCACCGTGGGCATCCACGGCCGCGAGCAGCTCCTCCGCGTCGCCGACGGCGGCGGGCACCTCGACACCGGCGTCCTCCAGAAGTTTGACCATGCCGCTGCGCAGCAGCACGGAGTCCTCGGCGACGATGATGCGCACGGTCATGCCTCCCAGGGGATGTCGGCGGTGAGGACGGTTCCCGCACCGGCCGGACTGTCTACGGACAAGGTGCCGTCGACGGCGTTGACGCGGTCCCACAGGCCGTAGAGGCCCGAACCGGAGTCGGGGTCGGCGCCGCCCTTGCCGTCGTCGGTGACGGTGAGCCGGAGCAGGTCGCCGGAGGCGCCTGCGACCCGGTCGGCGCGCACCTCCACGCTTGCGGCGCCGGCGTGCTTGGCGACGTTGGTAAGTGCCTCGCAGGCGACGTAGTAGGCGACGCCCTCGGCGCGTGCGGAGGGCCGCTCGGGCAGCTCCACGCGCACCTGTACCGGCACCGGGCAGCGGCCGGCGGCCACGGGAAGCGCCGCCTCCAGGCCGTGGTCGGTGAGGGCGCGCGGGTGCAGGCCGCGGGCGACCTCGCGCAGTTCGGCCATCACCGCCTTGGCTTCGCTTCGCGCCTCGTCGATGAGCGTGCGCACCTCGTCGGCGTCACCCGCGCGGTCGGACTTGGCGCGCGCCCGGCTGAGGGTCATGGTCACCGCGAGGAGCCGCTGCTGCGCGCCGTCGTGCAGGTCGCGCTCGATGCGGCGGCGTTCGGCCTCGGCCGCGTCCACCATGCGCGAGCGGCTGTCCTGCACGTGTGCCAGGCGGCGCCGGATCAGCATCTCCGGCGCGTCCAGCAACAGCCGGCGGCTGACCTCGACCTCCAGCCGCACCAGCAGCGGCACCACCCACAGGCCGACGGCCGCGCCCACCGGGCCGAGGAAGACCGCGGCCAGCGGCACCGCCGGCTCCAGGGATCCGGCGGCCAGCGCGTAGCCGACGCCGACGATGGACCCCAGGGCCATCGCGCTGCCGTAGACGACCAGGCCCAGCGCGATACCGCCGAAGACGACGCCCTGGATGCCGGTCAGCGTCGCGCACACGAAGGCGGTCCAGGCGTCGCGGCCGTAGAGGTAGGCGACGCCGCGCAGCAGCAGTACGGCGGGATTGCGCGTCGCACGGGCGGCGGGTTCGCGCGGGCGGGACTCGACGATGCCGAAGACGTCCTCCAGGCGGCGGCGCTGGATACGGCAGGCCAGCCGCGAGAGCAGGGTGGCCGCGGCGAGCAGGACGGCGGTCAAGGCCAGCAGGACCGCCAGCGGGGGCGGATCGCCCTCGGGAATCCCGCCGAGGAAGCCGGAGAAGAAACTGAGGATGTAGGCGACGCCTTGGACGGTCACCAG is a window from the Streptomonospora litoralis genome containing:
- a CDS encoding sensor histidine kinase, giving the protein MRATAAPGAADPLRTGGADAAPAKGRLFGLLHLLTSFALSVGYLIPVLLVTVQGVAYILSFFSGFLGGIPEGDPPPLAVLLALTAVLLAAATLLSRLACRIQRRRLEDVFGIVESRPREPAARATRNPAVLLLRGVAYLYGRDAWTAFVCATLTGIQGVVFGGIALGLVVYGSAMALGSIVGVGYALAAGSLEPAVPLAAVFLGPVGAAVGLWVVPLLVRLEVEVSRRLLLDAPEMLIRRRLAHVQDSRSRMVDAAEAERRRIERDLHDGAQQRLLAVTMTLSRARAKSDRAGDADEVRTLIDEARSEAKAVMAELREVARGLHPRALTDHGLEAALPVAAGRCPVPVQVRVELPERPSARAEGVAYYVACEALTNVAKHAGAASVEVRADRVAGASGDLLRLTVTDDGKGGADPDSGSGLYGLWDRVNAVDGTLSVDSPAGAGTVLTADIPWEA
- a CDS encoding response regulator transcription factor; amino-acid sequence: MTVRIIVAEDSVLLRSGMVKLLEDAGVEVPAAVGDAEELLAAVDAHGDVDLCLVDIRMPPGYAEEGLQAAVEIRRRKPGVAVLLLSQHVVSRYAAELLGGDAGGVGYLLKDRVADIDEFLVTLRRVAAGGTAIDPEVVSQLLSRRDDSAIQRLSPRESEVLGVMAEGLNNVGIATRLFITERAVEKHIRAIFTKLDLGQDDHDHRRVRAVLEYLRGGEHRSAAP